From Parafrankia irregularis, the proteins below share one genomic window:
- a CDS encoding CDP-alcohol phosphatidyltransferase family protein: MTGPVAGPSPGGAAAGTDPAVPAGGPVLAGGTPPARAAGQRPDRSEPDRSVPKPPEPKPPVLNIANVLTIIRLVLVPVFVGFLFAGPDTDGWRYAAFAAYAVAAVTDQIDGTIARRRGLITDFGILVDPIADKALTGAALVSLSLLDELPWAVTVLVAVREIGVTLLRLWVIRFGVIAASRGGKAKTLLLNISLGLYVLPLDGFAATGRAVILSCGVIVAMVTGADYVYRALALRRRAGDGTGASAAAGARPEETDAR, encoded by the coding sequence GTGACCGGTCCCGTTGCGGGTCCCTCACCCGGCGGCGCGGCCGCGGGGACGGATCCGGCGGTGCCGGCGGGCGGGCCGGTGCTGGCGGGCGGGACACCGCCGGCCCGAGCGGCTGGACAACGGCCTGACCGGTCGGAGCCCGACCGGTCGGTGCCCAAGCCGCCTGAGCCCAAGCCGCCGGTGCTCAACATCGCCAACGTCCTCACCATCATCAGGTTGGTGTTGGTGCCGGTCTTCGTGGGCTTTCTGTTTGCCGGCCCGGACACCGACGGCTGGCGTTACGCGGCCTTCGCGGCCTACGCCGTCGCCGCCGTCACCGACCAGATCGACGGCACGATCGCTCGTCGGCGTGGCCTGATCACCGATTTCGGGATTCTGGTCGATCCCATCGCCGACAAGGCGCTCACCGGTGCCGCCCTGGTCTCGCTGTCGCTGCTGGACGAGCTGCCCTGGGCGGTCACGGTGCTGGTCGCCGTCCGCGAGATCGGGGTGACGCTGCTGCGGCTGTGGGTCATCCGCTTCGGAGTGATCGCCGCGAGCCGCGGGGGCAAGGCGAAGACACTTCTGCTCAACATCTCGCTCGGCCTCTACGTGCTCCCGCTCGACGGGTTCGCGGCGACGGGCCGGGCGGTGATTCTCAGCTGTGGCGTCATCGTGGCCATGGTGACCGGTGCGGACTATGTCTATCGTGCGCTCGCGCTGCGTCGCCGGGCCGGGGACGGGACCGGGGCCAGCGCCGCGGCTGGAGCCCGACCAGAGGAGACGGATGCGCGCTGA
- a CDS encoding MiaB/RimO family radical SAM methylthiotransferase has protein sequence MSPRPTRRVALVTLGCSRNEVDSEELAARLATDGWELVDDAELADAVLVNTCGFVDVAKKDSIDALLAADALREPAGAATAGEGGPGGSGPGPGAGGPRAVVAVGCLAERYGQELAESLPEADAVLGFDAYPQISAHLEAVLAGAAPASHTPRDRRSLLPITPVERAGVSGAPHAPHLPGHIQLPTTQTTAGTQRAAGTLAAGTGSRPSEPSAGVLAGGVGRRRLTEGPVVPLKLSSGCDRRCAFCAIPSFRGSHVSRPPEQVLAEAEWLATQGARELVLVSENSTSYGKDLGDLRALEKLLPRLAEVPGIIRVRTVYLQPAELRPSLLEVLLTTPGLAPYLDLSFQHASPAVLRRMRRFGGTDDFLDLLRRARGLLGDLGARSNVIVGFPGETEEDVDILMDFLERADLDVVGVFGYSDEEGTEAAGMDGHVDPDEIERRRADVTDLVEQLTAARAERRVGTTVEVLVEEVSGGLAFGCAGHQQADADGACTVRLPTGRSDETSRADESGHGDGSAHGGVRVGDLVAARVVAAEGVDLVVEFTDVLDRATVTPVRAVSAPAAVVPADAVPAVVEDQAALSGAVGQSPGSA, from the coding sequence GTGTCCCCTCGCCCTACACGCCGGGTAGCTCTCGTCACGCTCGGCTGTTCCCGTAACGAGGTGGATTCGGAGGAGCTCGCCGCCCGCCTCGCCACTGATGGCTGGGAGCTGGTCGACGACGCCGAGCTCGCCGATGCGGTCCTGGTGAACACCTGCGGTTTCGTCGATGTGGCCAAGAAGGACTCGATCGACGCGCTGCTCGCCGCGGACGCACTGCGCGAGCCGGCGGGTGCGGCCACGGCCGGCGAAGGCGGTCCGGGTGGCTCGGGTCCCGGCCCCGGCGCCGGTGGGCCGCGTGCGGTGGTGGCTGTGGGCTGCCTGGCGGAGCGCTACGGCCAGGAGCTCGCCGAGAGCCTGCCAGAAGCCGACGCCGTGCTCGGTTTCGATGCGTACCCGCAGATCTCGGCTCACCTCGAAGCGGTGCTCGCCGGCGCGGCGCCGGCCTCGCACACCCCGCGTGACCGGCGGTCCCTGCTGCCGATCACGCCGGTCGAGCGTGCGGGCGTCTCCGGCGCCCCGCACGCCCCGCATCTGCCCGGGCACATCCAGCTGCCGACCACCCAGACGACGGCTGGTACCCAGCGGGCGGCGGGCACCCTGGCGGCGGGCACCGGCAGCCGTCCGAGCGAGCCGTCGGCGGGGGTTCTCGCCGGTGGGGTCGGCCGGCGTCGGCTGACCGAGGGGCCGGTCGTGCCGCTGAAGCTGTCGAGCGGGTGCGACCGGCGCTGTGCGTTCTGCGCCATTCCGTCGTTCCGTGGCTCCCATGTCTCCCGCCCGCCGGAGCAGGTGCTGGCCGAGGCCGAGTGGCTGGCCACGCAGGGAGCGCGCGAGCTGGTGCTCGTCAGCGAGAACTCCACGTCCTACGGCAAGGATCTCGGTGACCTGCGGGCGCTGGAGAAGCTGTTGCCGCGGCTGGCCGAGGTCCCGGGGATCATCCGTGTCCGGACGGTGTACCTGCAGCCGGCCGAGCTGCGTCCGTCGCTGCTCGAGGTGCTGCTGACGACGCCGGGCCTGGCCCCCTACCTGGACCTCTCCTTCCAGCACGCCAGCCCCGCGGTGCTGCGCCGGATGCGCCGGTTCGGTGGGACCGACGACTTTCTGGACCTGCTGCGCCGGGCCCGTGGGCTGCTCGGCGACCTCGGCGCGCGGTCGAACGTCATCGTCGGCTTCCCGGGCGAGACCGAGGAGGATGTCGACATCCTCATGGACTTCCTGGAGCGTGCAGATCTCGATGTCGTCGGTGTCTTCGGCTACTCCGACGAAGAGGGCACCGAAGCCGCCGGAATGGACGGTCACGTCGATCCCGACGAGATCGAGCGCCGCCGCGCCGACGTCACCGACCTCGTCGAGCAGCTGACGGCGGCCCGGGCCGAGCGCCGGGTGGGCACGACGGTCGAGGTCCTCGTCGAGGAGGTCAGCGGCGGTCTGGCGTTCGGCTGCGCCGGGCACCAGCAGGCCGACGCCGACGGCGCCTGCACCGTCCGGCTCCCCACCGGCCGCTCCGACGAGACCAGCCGCGCCGACGAGTCGGGCCATGGCGATGGATCGGCCCACGGCGGCGTGCGCGTCGGTGACCTTGTCGCCGCCCGGGTCGTGGCGGCGGAAGGCGTCGACCTGGTCGTGGAGTTCACCGACGTGCTCGACCGTGCCACCGTCACGCCGGTGCGGGCCGTCTCCGCGCCGGCCGCTGTCGTGCCGGCCGACGCTGTGCCGGCCGTGGTCGAGGATCAGGCCGCGCTCAGCGGTGCGGTCGGCCAGTCGCCGGGTTCGGCGTGA
- a CDS encoding competence/damage-inducible protein A has product MRAELLAVGDELLYGDIVNGNAAWLGGQLADVGVQVSTSIVVGDVIADIATAIVAALDRADAVVLTGGLGPTQDDLTREGIAQAAGVGLHRDAAEEATLRRRFEEMGRSRAGSGGRGVPEMNFRQADLPVGAQALPNVPGTAPGIRMEIGSGVVYAMPGVPFEMKDMFTRSVLPDILRRAGEPAVVVHRVLRTAGMWESMVAEALADEVTRLEPLGNPRIAFLASGGQTRVRITARAADRLAAQELIAPVEAAARVALGPGLYGVDDDSLEKVVLDLLGARGATLAVAESMTGGLLAGRLTDVPGASAVLRGGVVAYATEVKSSALGVDPAILETVGAVSPETAVAMAAGVRERLGATYGLATTGVAGPDEQEGKPVGTLHVGLAGPDGATTRTVRLPGDRRRVREFAVVQALDVLRRVLTGVAAAGDFGPWVPTGPR; this is encoded by the coding sequence ATGCGCGCTGAGCTGCTGGCGGTCGGGGACGAGCTCCTCTACGGCGACATCGTGAACGGCAACGCGGCCTGGCTGGGTGGCCAGCTGGCGGACGTCGGGGTCCAGGTGTCGACGTCGATCGTGGTCGGGGACGTGATCGCGGACATCGCCACGGCGATCGTCGCGGCGCTCGATCGGGCCGACGCGGTTGTCCTCACCGGCGGGCTCGGCCCGACCCAGGACGACCTCACCCGTGAGGGCATCGCGCAGGCGGCCGGGGTGGGCCTGCACCGCGACGCTGCCGAGGAGGCGACGCTGCGCCGCCGGTTCGAGGAGATGGGGCGCAGCAGGGCCGGCTCGGGCGGGCGCGGGGTGCCCGAGATGAACTTCCGCCAGGCGGACCTTCCGGTCGGCGCGCAGGCCCTGCCCAACGTGCCGGGCACGGCGCCGGGCATCCGGATGGAGATCGGCTCCGGCGTGGTCTACGCCATGCCGGGGGTCCCGTTCGAGATGAAGGACATGTTCACCCGCAGCGTGCTGCCGGACATCCTGCGCCGGGCCGGTGAGCCGGCGGTCGTCGTGCACCGGGTGCTGCGGACGGCCGGCATGTGGGAGTCGATGGTCGCGGAGGCGCTCGCGGACGAGGTCACCAGGCTCGAGCCGCTCGGGAACCCGCGGATCGCCTTCCTGGCCAGCGGTGGTCAGACCCGGGTGCGGATCACGGCGCGGGCCGCTGATCGCCTCGCCGCCCAGGAGCTGATCGCTCCGGTCGAGGCGGCGGCGCGGGTGGCGCTCGGCCCCGGGCTGTACGGTGTCGACGACGACTCGCTCGAAAAGGTCGTCCTGGATCTGCTGGGCGCCCGGGGAGCGACGCTGGCCGTCGCGGAGTCGATGACCGGGGGGCTGCTCGCCGGCCGGCTGACCGACGTCCCCGGTGCGAGCGCGGTGCTGCGCGGTGGGGTGGTCGCCTACGCGACCGAGGTGAAGAGTTCCGCGCTGGGGGTCGACCCCGCGATCCTCGAGACCGTGGGCGCCGTGTCGCCGGAGACGGCGGTGGCCATGGCAGCCGGGGTGCGGGAGCGGCTCGGCGCCACCTATGGGCTGGCCACCACCGGTGTCGCCGGCCCGGACGAGCAGGAGGGGAAGCCTGTCGGCACGTTGCACGTCGGGCTCGCCGGCCCGGACGGGGCGACCACACGCACGGTGCGGCTGCCTGGTGACCGGCGCCGGGTTCGTGAGTTCGCCGTGGTCCAGGCCCTGGATGTGCTGCGGCGGGTCCTCACCGGAGTGGCGGCCGCGGGCGACTTCGGCCCGTGGGTGCCGACCGGGCCGCGCTGA
- a CDS encoding helix-turn-helix domain-containing protein, whose translation MQSADEPATPGPDASRQAGPDSIGATLAAARRAAGLTIDDVSDRTRIRASLIEQIEREDFSGCGGTVYARGHLRSIATTLELDPAPLLAAYDAGHERVPSPVVVASSEFDPLNGGGARRGMGGFRWAPAMIASLVVVCVLALVALVLPGGGGDEDDATARPSAVPSTAAATAPAAPTAAATPSQPPGVNVRVEAHDAQSWLEVRDEGGKPLLAQLLQQGDSREVSSEGALEIKMGNAGAVDLTCNGRDLGKAGGPGEVVTIRLALAESGGGCAVGGGDGRATGLAAAGRPAVSGVTGAAVQPGGTR comes from the coding sequence ATGCAGTCCGCGGACGAGCCGGCGACCCCTGGGCCGGATGCCTCCAGGCAGGCGGGCCCCGACTCGATCGGGGCGACGCTGGCAGCCGCCCGCCGGGCGGCGGGCCTCACGATCGACGACGTGAGCGACCGGACGAGAATCCGCGCGTCGCTGATCGAGCAGATCGAGCGTGAGGACTTCAGCGGCTGCGGCGGCACCGTGTACGCACGCGGTCACCTGCGGAGCATCGCGACGACCTTGGAGCTCGACCCCGCGCCGCTGCTCGCGGCCTACGACGCCGGGCACGAGCGGGTCCCGTCGCCGGTCGTCGTCGCCTCCTCCGAGTTCGACCCGCTGAACGGCGGCGGGGCACGCCGGGGGATGGGTGGCTTCCGCTGGGCGCCGGCCATGATCGCTTCGCTGGTAGTGGTCTGCGTGTTGGCTCTGGTCGCGCTGGTGCTGCCCGGTGGCGGCGGTGACGAGGACGACGCCACGGCCCGGCCGAGCGCTGTGCCGAGCACCGCGGCCGCGACCGCCCCGGCGGCCCCGACGGCCGCCGCGACGCCGTCCCAGCCACCCGGTGTGAACGTGCGGGTCGAGGCCCACGACGCGCAGAGCTGGCTGGAGGTCCGGGACGAGGGTGGGAAGCCCCTCCTGGCGCAGCTTCTCCAGCAGGGGGACAGCCGGGAGGTGTCCTCCGAGGGGGCCCTGGAGATCAAGATGGGCAACGCGGGCGCCGTCGACCTCACCTGCAACGGCCGGGACCTGGGCAAGGCGGGCGGCCCCGGCGAGGTGGTCACGATCAGGCTGGCACTCGCCGAGAGCGGCGGCGGTTGTGCCGTCGGCGGCGGCGACGGCAGGGCGACCGGCCTGGCCGCCGCCGGTCGTCCCGCCGTCAGCGGGGTGACCGGGGCGGCGGTCCAGCCTGGCGGGACGCGCTGA
- a CDS encoding helix-turn-helix domain-containing protein — protein sequence MVLLRRVIGEALRRRRQDQRRTLREVSSAARVSLGYLSEVERGQKEASSELLASICDALGVRLADLLREVSDDLELAELAVGAPAPVGATAVVVPARPAVVDRAA from the coding sequence ATGGTCCTGCTCCGACGCGTGATCGGCGAGGCATTGCGCCGCCGCCGACAGGATCAGCGCCGCACGTTGCGGGAGGTGTCGTCGGCCGCCAGAGTGTCGCTCGGCTACCTCTCCGAGGTGGAGCGCGGTCAGAAGGAGGCGAGCTCCGAACTGCTCGCCTCGATCTGCGATGCGCTGGGGGTACGTCTCGCCGATCTCCTGCGTGAGGTCAGCGACGATCTGGAGCTTGCCGAGCTGGCTGTGGGCGCCCCGGCGCCGGTCGGCGCCACGGCGGTCGTCGTGCCGGCGCGGCCGGCGGTGGTGGATCGCGCCGCCTAG
- a CDS encoding DNA-formamidopyrimidine glycosylase family protein, whose translation MPEGDTVWLTARRLDAALRGQRLLRSDFRVPSLATADLRGREVLEVCARGKHLLLRVDGGLTLHTHLRMEGSWHLYRPGSRWSGGPAWQIRVVLVTAVQVAVGYRLPVVDLLPTASEDRVVGHLGPDVLGADWDLDRAVANLLADPAREIGVALLDQRVLAGLGNIWRTEACFLAGVSPWTPVGEVRDLPGLVRRAQAMVRAGARGGHQVTTGSARPGEQHWVYGRAGRPCRRCGTLVRRLDRRVSTQSSSERGSPGRSRGPGERGTRLDVRRDQGRHADGAGGSADVRVDVGGGNDRVTAWCPTCQPGPVPEPPAG comes from the coding sequence GTGCCCGAAGGCGACACGGTCTGGCTCACGGCGCGCCGGCTCGACGCGGCGCTGCGCGGTCAGCGACTGCTGCGGTCGGACTTCCGGGTGCCGTCGCTGGCAACCGCCGACCTGCGCGGGCGGGAGGTCCTCGAGGTATGCGCGCGGGGCAAGCACCTGCTGCTGCGCGTCGACGGCGGCCTGACGCTGCACACCCATCTCCGCATGGAGGGTTCCTGGCACCTGTACCGGCCAGGCTCACGGTGGTCTGGCGGGCCGGCCTGGCAGATCCGGGTCGTGCTGGTCACCGCGGTGCAGGTAGCGGTGGGTTACCGGCTGCCGGTCGTCGACCTGCTACCGACCGCCTCGGAGGACCGGGTCGTCGGGCACCTCGGCCCGGACGTGCTCGGCGCCGACTGGGATCTCGACCGCGCCGTCGCCAACCTGCTGGCGGACCCGGCCCGCGAGATCGGCGTCGCGCTACTCGATCAGCGCGTCCTGGCCGGTCTGGGCAACATCTGGCGGACGGAGGCGTGTTTCCTCGCCGGCGTCAGCCCCTGGACTCCGGTGGGCGAGGTGCGTGACCTCCCCGGTCTGGTCCGCCGCGCCCAGGCGATGGTCAGGGCCGGGGCGCGGGGCGGTCACCAGGTGACGACTGGTTCCGCCCGCCCGGGCGAACAGCATTGGGTGTACGGGCGCGCAGGCAGGCCGTGTCGGCGCTGCGGCACGCTTGTCCGCCGGCTGGATCGGCGGGTCTCCACCCAGAGTTCGTCCGAACGCGGATCGCCGGGACGTAGCCGCGGGCCCGGTGAGCGGGGCACGCGCCTCGACGTCCGGCGTGACCAGGGCCGGCACGCTGATGGTGCCGGCGGTTCCGCCGACGTCCGCGTCGACGTCGGCGGTGGCAACGATCGGGTCACCGCATGGTGTCCGACCTGCCAGCCGGGGCCGGTGCCAGAGCCACCGGCCGGCTGA
- a CDS encoding Dps family protein — protein MSAIRSPLSDEARVVVGEALQGAVIDLIDLSLLGKQLHWNVIGRNFRTVHRQLDDVVDLGRRYTDMAAERAVAIGVNPDGQATTVARGSHLHGVESGYIGDEKAIRLITDVLAGMITRMRTRMDLTAEPDPVTQDLFIAVIRDLEEQHWMFQAMV, from the coding sequence ATGAGCGCCATCCGCAGTCCGCTGTCCGACGAGGCGCGCGTCGTCGTCGGGGAGGCCCTTCAGGGCGCGGTCATAGACCTGATCGATCTTTCCTTGCTGGGCAAGCAGCTGCACTGGAACGTCATCGGGCGGAACTTCCGCACGGTTCACCGCCAACTGGACGACGTGGTCGACCTCGGACGCCGGTACACGGACATGGCCGCCGAGCGGGCGGTCGCGATCGGGGTCAACCCCGACGGTCAGGCCACCACTGTCGCCCGCGGCAGCCATCTGCACGGCGTCGAGAGCGGCTACATCGGTGACGAGAAGGCCATCCGCCTCATCACGGACGTGCTCGCCGGGATGATCACCAGGATGCGTACCCGGATGGATCTCACCGCTGAGCCGGACCCGGTGACGCAGGATCTGTTCATCGCGGTGATCCGCGATCTCGAGGAGCAGCACTGGATGTTCCAGGCGATGGTCTGA
- the pspM gene encoding phage shock envelope stress response protein PspM, with protein sequence MRADVERRSFENSHRRLDRPFRRARRRALNSARIWAAAAAAASPVAAVAADEWGWLGFGAAALVQAAVSFREFRTSPDTGLPVPRVAPLKAMEIRRSAAARALRRGEAGLAALAALLLAVEARPAAAQVLRATETAARLVDDLRSTARRVLACESALRAVSDPAVRAEISTTSARLLAGMDQAADLLDGLLAAATQIVGAVTVAGSSPRLAELTADVERLRTYADGLSELLGSGGAGRPA encoded by the coding sequence ATGCGGGCGGACGTCGAACGCCGTTCGTTCGAGAACTCACACCGCCGGCTCGACCGGCCGTTCCGGCGGGCCCGTCGGCGTGCGTTGAATTCCGCCCGGATCTGGGCCGCCGCCGCCGCTGCCGCCTCGCCGGTGGCGGCCGTCGCCGCCGATGAATGGGGATGGCTGGGATTCGGCGCGGCAGCCCTCGTTCAGGCCGCTGTGTCGTTTCGGGAGTTCCGGACGTCTCCGGATACCGGGCTACCCGTGCCGCGCGTCGCTCCGCTGAAGGCCATGGAGATACGCCGGTCCGCGGCCGCGCGTGCGCTGCGCCGCGGCGAGGCCGGGCTGGCCGCTCTCGCCGCCCTGCTGCTCGCGGTCGAGGCTCGTCCGGCCGCCGCGCAGGTGTTGCGGGCCACCGAGACCGCCGCCCGCCTGGTCGACGACCTCCGATCGACCGCCCGCAGGGTGCTGGCCTGCGAGTCCGCGCTGCGTGCGGTGTCGGACCCGGCGGTGCGGGCCGAGATCAGCACCACCTCCGCCCGGCTGCTGGCGGGCATGGACCAGGCTGCGGACCTGCTCGACGGCCTGCTGGCCGCGGCGACGCAGATCGTCGGCGCCGTCACGGTCGCGGGCTCGTCCCCGCGGCTCGCGGAGCTCACGGCTGACGTCGAACGCCTGCGCACCTACGCCGATGGGCTATCGGAACTGCTGGGATCGGGCGGGGCGGGCCGCCCGGCCTGA
- a CDS encoding PspA/IM30 family protein translates to MANVVRKAFRYLSKRAEVAFEEKARPEIQLEQAMDEARAQHERLVSQAALVVGNQRQIEMKLGRQIEEVTNLTESARSALMLADNGRAAGDLAAAARYEQAAQAFASRLISAEAALEDLKLLQQQAAESAAQARAAVEDNTLRVRRLQAERARLLTQIEHAAMHEQMGKVMEQMTSLPPAGDVPTLADVRDKIEKRYALARGRQELASQGLEAQMIEVQRATMDAQAMGRLAELRASLPPAAAPAAGSTGVAPHVGDQGAPEVSAVESARPGGGAGGAGGTSGTGGPRPSLEKASDDAQTSPDAR, encoded by the coding sequence ATGGCGAATGTTGTTCGCAAGGCCTTCCGCTACCTGTCCAAGCGGGCCGAGGTCGCGTTCGAGGAGAAGGCCAGACCGGAGATCCAGCTCGAGCAGGCGATGGACGAGGCACGCGCCCAGCACGAGCGGCTCGTCTCGCAGGCGGCGCTCGTCGTGGGCAACCAGCGCCAGATCGAAATGAAGCTGGGCCGCCAGATCGAGGAGGTCACGAACCTCACCGAGTCGGCCCGGTCAGCCCTAATGCTCGCGGACAACGGCCGCGCCGCCGGTGACCTCGCGGCGGCGGCTCGGTACGAGCAGGCCGCGCAGGCGTTCGCGAGCCGGCTCATCTCCGCCGAGGCGGCGCTGGAGGATCTCAAGCTGCTCCAGCAGCAGGCGGCTGAGTCGGCCGCCCAGGCCCGGGCCGCCGTCGAGGACAACACCCTGCGCGTGCGGCGCCTGCAGGCCGAGCGGGCCCGCCTGCTCACCCAGATCGAGCATGCGGCGATGCACGAGCAGATGGGCAAGGTGATGGAGCAGATGACATCGCTCCCGCCGGCCGGAGACGTCCCGACGCTCGCCGACGTCCGGGACAAGATCGAGAAGCGCTACGCGCTGGCCCGGGGGCGCCAGGAACTGGCGTCGCAGGGCCTGGAAGCTCAGATGATCGAGGTGCAGCGGGCCACTATGGACGCGCAGGCGATGGGGCGCCTGGCGGAGCTGAGGGCGTCCCTGCCGCCCGCAGCAGCGCCGGCGGCTGGTTCCACGGGCGTGGCGCCTCACGTCGGCGATCAGGGGGCCCCGGAGGTGTCCGCGGTCGAATCCGCTCGGCCTGGCGGTGGCGCTGGCGGCGCCGGTGGTACCAGTGGCACGGGTGGTCCGCGCCCGTCGTTGGAGAAGGCATCGGATGATGCCCAGACGTCGCCGGACGCGCGCTGA
- a CDS encoding RNA polymerase sigma factor, with translation MTQISGDDIESPNQEPARQVPDEAGALTDVDQPFSGDRWSLVLPHRERLVHIARRRLPSTADAEDCAQEALVRAAGFRNLDSHRVGQFLTTTVLRLCVDHHRARMRADRAMARSVAAPSDPGPEDSTCDRAEALWLLDQTRRLRGRERQIMMARAAGRTTRQAADDLSISVKAAEGAFTRGRARLLAASRV, from the coding sequence ATGACGCAAATCAGTGGGGACGATATCGAATCCCCGAACCAGGAGCCTGCCCGGCAGGTACCCGATGAGGCAGGCGCACTCACGGACGTCGACCAGCCGTTCAGCGGCGACCGGTGGTCACTGGTCCTTCCGCACCGCGAGCGACTGGTGCACATCGCCCGTCGGCGGCTGCCGAGCACCGCCGACGCGGAGGACTGCGCGCAGGAGGCACTTGTCCGTGCCGCCGGGTTCCGCAACCTCGACAGCCATCGGGTCGGTCAGTTCCTGACGACGACGGTGCTGCGGCTGTGTGTGGATCACCACCGTGCGCGGATGCGCGCGGACCGCGCGATGGCCCGCAGTGTCGCGGCACCCAGCGACCCCGGTCCCGAGGACTCGACCTGCGACCGTGCGGAGGCGCTCTGGCTGCTCGACCAGACCCGCCGGCTCCGCGGTCGGGAACGGCAGATCATGATGGCCCGCGCCGCCGGCCGGACCACCCGTCAGGCGGCGGACGATCTGTCGATCAGCGTGAAGGCCGCGGAGGGCGCGTTCACCCGCGGCCGGGCCCGCCTGCTGGCGGCCAGCAGGGTCTGA